The sequence below is a genomic window from Humulus lupulus chromosome 3, drHumLupu1.1, whole genome shotgun sequence.
ATGGAATGAAGTTTCTCGCTAGTTTGGGTTGTAAATGTTCTTGTTCAGATAAAAGCTTTGTTAATACTAAAGACGTTGGTGAAATAAGCTTTAGTAAGAGTGGAACTAGCACTAATCCCAATTATGGAGCTGACATTAACCAAATGAACAGAACACCCAGAATCGAAAAGGTTGGATTTGCTTTTCCCAGATGAGAAAGTTCTTCCAGCTTCCGAAGCACAAAATCTCCATCTGGGTTAGTAAGAAATTTTCCTCTAGTGAAGAGCTGCAGTGGGCTAGAATTGCTGAGGAGGACGAAGATGAGGATGAAGTGGATCAAAAAGGCTTTGAAGAAGTAGACGAGAATAAGAAGAAGACAGAGGGAGAGGAATTGTATTGTATAATGTGTGGGAAGAAGTTTAAGAGTGAGAAACAATGGAAGAATCATGAGCAGTTGAAGAAACATCACGACAAGGTTGATAAGTTTGGGGATTCCATTGAGGATGAAGACATTGTGGAGGTTGAAGGTGGGGAGGAGAAGATCGCAAAGGAATTGGAAGAGAAGAGAGATGAGAgggaaattaaaaggaaaattaagtatatgtttttttttcattttttattttaaaatctattttttattatttaataaattcattaattaaaaaatattagggttgtttacccaaaaaaaattACCTGATGACGTGGAAAAATTAACATGCACGTGGGATACACGTAACTGTTTAAGTGAGTACGTTCTGTTCGACAGTCGGCCAGAGGAGAATTCAATCAACAGAAggcatattttatgggcgactagtctggtcgtagtttttcagaaatcttc
It includes:
- the LOC133824957 gene encoding J protein JJJ1-like; the protein is MRKFFQLPKHKISIWVSKKFSSSEELQWARIAEEDEDEDEVDQKGFEEVDENKKKTEGEELYCIMCGKKFKSEKQWKNHEQLKKHHDKVDKFGDSIEDEDIVEVEGGEEKIAKELEEKRDEREIKRKINEDDEDSMCSDMEDLALFTKKYKKFMKFKKNFEKKPHRGNDSKERKSKDDPPICFECKKPGHMKMDCPMRKKNKYKGREMLADWLNSDEKDSAMRRRMK